In one Saimiri boliviensis isolate mSaiBol1 chromosome 19, mSaiBol1.pri, whole genome shotgun sequence genomic region, the following are encoded:
- the RIT1 gene encoding GTP-binding protein Rit1 isoform X1 gives MDSGTRPVGSGCSSPPGLSREYKLVMLGAGGVGKSAMTMQFISHRFPEDHDPTIEDAYKIRIRIDDEPANLDILDTAGQAEFTAMRDQYMRAGEGFIICYSITDRRSFHEVREFKQLIYRVRRTDDTPVVLVGNKSDLKQLRQVTKEEGLALAREFSCPFFETSAAYRYYIDDVFHALVREIRRKEKEAVLAMEKKSKPKNSVWKRLKSPFRKKKDSVT, from the exons ATGGATTCTGGAACTCGCCCTGTTGGTAGCGGCTGCAGCAGCCCCCCTGGGCTCTCACGGGAATACAAACTAGTGATGCTGGGTGCTGGTGGCGTAGGGAAGAGTG CCATGACCATGCAGTTCATCAGTCACCGATTCCCAGAAGATCATGATCCCACCATTG AAGATGCTTATAAAATCAGGATCCGTATTGATGATGAGCCTGCCAATCTGGACATTTTGGATACAGCTGGACAG GCAGAGTTTACAGCCATGCGGGACCAGTATATGAGGGCAGGAGAAGGCTTTATTATCTGTTACTCTATCACGGATCGTCGAAGTTTCCATGAAGTTCGTGAGTTTAAACAGCTTATTTATCGAGTTCGACGTACTGATGATACACCTGTGGTTCTTGTGGGAAACAAGTCAGACCTCAAACAGCTAAGACAG GTCACCAAGGAAGAAGGATTAGCATTGGCCCGAGAATTCAGCTGTCCCTTTTTTGAGACCTCTGCTGCATACCGCTACTACATTGATGATGTTTTCCATGCCCTTGTACGGGAGATAcgtaggaaagaaaaggaagcagtgCTGGCCATGGAGAAAAAATCTAAGCCCAAAAACAGTGTATGGAAGAGGCTGAAATCACCATTCCGGAAGAAGAAAGATTCAGTGACTTGA
- the RIT1 gene encoding GTP-binding protein Rit1 isoform X2 has protein sequence MTMQFISHRFPEDHDPTIEDAYKIRIRIDDEPANLDILDTAGQAEFTAMRDQYMRAGEGFIICYSITDRRSFHEVREFKQLIYRVRRTDDTPVVLVGNKSDLKQLRQVTKEEGLALAREFSCPFFETSAAYRYYIDDVFHALVREIRRKEKEAVLAMEKKSKPKNSVWKRLKSPFRKKKDSVT, from the exons ATGACCATGCAGTTCATCAGTCACCGATTCCCAGAAGATCATGATCCCACCATTG AAGATGCTTATAAAATCAGGATCCGTATTGATGATGAGCCTGCCAATCTGGACATTTTGGATACAGCTGGACAG GCAGAGTTTACAGCCATGCGGGACCAGTATATGAGGGCAGGAGAAGGCTTTATTATCTGTTACTCTATCACGGATCGTCGAAGTTTCCATGAAGTTCGTGAGTTTAAACAGCTTATTTATCGAGTTCGACGTACTGATGATACACCTGTGGTTCTTGTGGGAAACAAGTCAGACCTCAAACAGCTAAGACAG GTCACCAAGGAAGAAGGATTAGCATTGGCCCGAGAATTCAGCTGTCCCTTTTTTGAGACCTCTGCTGCATACCGCTACTACATTGATGATGTTTTCCATGCCCTTGTACGGGAGATAcgtaggaaagaaaaggaagcagtgCTGGCCATGGAGAAAAAATCTAAGCCCAAAAACAGTGTATGGAAGAGGCTGAAATCACCATTCCGGAAGAAGAAAGATTCAGTGACTTGA